DNA from Terriglobia bacterium:
GAGGAACGTCTGTGATTTTTGTCTGCGAAATGTCCACGCTGGGACGACGATTGATGAGCGCCAAGAGGTGGTCGATCGCTACGGCGATTTCATAACGACGGATGATGAGGGTGGGCCGAAACCGATGATTGGGGGACGCTGAGATGAGATCGAGTCCCGCCACAAGAGGCAGATATTTTCTCCCCCAGTGTGATCCCAAGTCAGTCAGGATAACGGGAGCGCCGGTGAGAAACTCCTTGAGGAAGGGGAAGCGGATGGCCATCATGGCGCCAAAATCCCCTCGATTAATCTGGGGGCGCTGGCGGATTTCACGAAGGGCTTCCTCCTCGGGATTCATCTGGTCAAGGATTCTGTCCAGCATGGACTTGATCTCTTCATTTTGTGAATCCTGACCCGCGAGTTCTTTGAGAAGGCTTTCTGCTTTCTCACGCTGATTGGTGTGCACATAAACGTCGGCCAGCTTCTTCCGTGCCTCAAGATCCGTGCCATCCAGCCCGATTGCCCTGCGATAACTCTTTTCGGCCTCCGCCCACTTCCCTTCATAGACATAGATGTCTCCCAGTTCGCGGGGCAGGGTCTCCAGTTCGGGTGCAACGGTCATTGCCTGTAAATATGCGAATTCCGCCTCCTGCCATTTGGCCTTTGCCCGCGCGGAATGAGCTTCCGCAATCCACTGGTCGGTGACCAGCAAGCGCAATTCCTCGAGGTCAGAGCGAGCTTGAGCGTCGTCCGGCCGCAGTTCCACGATCGTCGCCGTGTACCGGTAAGCCTTCTCGTGGTCCTTTTGAGATTGGTAATAGCGTGCCAGTGTTTGCACTGCGGGAAGATACTTGGGGTCCGCGCGGAGTGCGGCGTTGAGTTTGGCAATGGCCAATGCAGGTTCTTGCTCCATGAAATCGATGTAGCTCAGTGCAGTCAAGAGGGAGGAGGAATCTGAATGCTTTTTGAGGAGGGAGATCCAGTCCTTTTGCGCTTTCTTGGTCTTGCCTTCAGTAAAACTCTTCCAGGCCTCTTCAAATCGTTTCGCTTCTTTAGCGGAGCGATGCTCCACGGCGGAAGGTTGCGGATAGATCCACGGAGACTTGATCGCGGGGGT
Protein-coding regions in this window:
- a CDS encoding tetratricopeptide repeat protein translates to MVRILAKRLLWAAVLLLAGMGAPCRSASMPQSSPETPAIKSPWIYPQPSAVEHRSAKEAKRFEEAWKSFTEGKTKKAQKDWISLLKKHSDSSSLLTALSYIDFMEQEPALAIAKLNAALRADPKYLPAVQTLARYYQSQKDHEKAYRYTATIVELRPDDAQARSDLEELRLLVTDQWIAEAHSARAKAKWQEAEFAYLQAMTVAPELETLPRELGDIYVYEGKWAEAEKSYRRAIGLDGTDLEARKKLADVYVHTNQREKAESLLKELAGQDSQNEEIKSMLDRILDQMNPEEEALREIRQRPQINRGDFGAMMAIRFPFLKEFLTGAPVILTDLGSHWGRKYLPLVAGLDLISASPNHRFRPTLIIRRYEIAVAIDHLLALINRRPSVDISQTKITDVPRTNPNRDAIARVVTLHLMQLDSNDRFIPQAGVTGADAFKILDAVEDFLR